One window of the Desulfovibrio sp. genome contains the following:
- a CDS encoding YIP1 family protein, protein MNITCPRCGFSRELPADRAPSKAVIATCPHCACRFRLVPGTGVTDVISEPPEPELNDEQQGGQPQSDESGYSHPPQGGWHSGGDDPLPPGAIVPGNSSPRKSAGTDVDADAESDSEPRYTSGGDNRRQGAKQPAQEDSEEKGLGNLWGLLGGKSIFGQRGGKQTDARSRDNDRGNGRDDDGDSRNSHRSIFGAGNDRGDEGRAASDAYAREAARFENGDDDSNHVPANPWDAAPEPDGWIPAFYHTCMRVMFGAHNFYDHVRADTPQVRPLVFYLIISVIQVIIERVWSGIFLSLMSPSAATDPELEKMLILLSPQLSLPMTILLKTGVSVVQLYVLTALMHFTYGFITGKRPEFSLVFQVAAYAAAPSLLCVVPLLGSIVGFIWMVACVLVGCRTVLNLTWPQAFMGFAPVVLLLAPLLLQVMKAAQF, encoded by the coding sequence GTGAATATTACTTGCCCGCGTTGCGGTTTCAGCCGCGAATTGCCCGCCGATCGTGCGCCTTCCAAGGCCGTAATCGCCACCTGCCCCCACTGCGCCTGCCGGTTCCGCCTTGTGCCTGGCACTGGTGTTACAGATGTGATTTCTGAACCGCCGGAACCTGAATTAAACGACGAGCAGCAGGGCGGCCAGCCACAGTCTGATGAATCCGGTTATTCCCATCCTCCTCAGGGCGGCTGGCATAGCGGCGGCGATGATCCTCTGCCGCCGGGAGCCATCGTGCCCGGCAATTCCAGCCCCCGCAAAAGCGCAGGTACTGATGTTGATGCCGATGCCGAGTCCGATTCCGAACCCCGCTACACTTCGGGGGGGGACAACCGCAGGCAGGGGGCGAAACAGCCCGCGCAGGAAGATAGCGAGGAAAAGGGCCTTGGCAACCTTTGGGGGCTGCTGGGCGGCAAAAGTATTTTTGGGCAGCGGGGCGGCAAGCAAACCGATGCCCGCAGCCGGGATAACGACAGGGGTAACGGTCGGGATGACGACGGCGACAGCCGCAACTCTCACCGCAGTATTTTTGGAGCGGGCAACGATCGTGGGGACGAAGGCCGCGCTGCCAGCGACGCCTATGCGCGTGAGGCGGCCCGTTTTGAAAACGGAGACGACGACAGCAACCATGTGCCAGCCAACCCCTGGGATGCGGCCCCGGAACCAGACGGCTGGATACCCGCCTTTTATCACACCTGCATGCGGGTCATGTTTGGCGCGCACAATTTTTATGACCACGTACGCGCCGATACTCCGCAGGTGCGTCCTCTGGTGTTCTATCTGATCATTAGCGTCATTCAGGTGATCATTGAAAGGGTGTGGTCGGGCATATTTCTTTCGCTTATGTCACCCAGCGCCGCAACTGATCCAGAGCTGGAAAAAATGCTCATTCTGCTGTCACCCCAGCTCAGTCTGCCCATGACCATTCTGCTCAAAACGGGCGTTTCAGTGGTGCAGCTGTATGTGCTTACGGCCCTGATGCATTTTACCTATGGCTTTATTACCGGCAAAAGGCCCGAATTTTCGCTGGTGTTTCAGGTGGCGGCGTACGCGGCCGCGCCTTCGCTGCTGTGCGTTGTGCCACTGCTTGGCTCCATTGTGGGCTTCATATGGATGGTTGCCTGCGTGCTTGTGGGCTGCCGTACGGTGCTCAATCTTACATGGCCTCAGGCATTCATGGGGTTTGCGCCCGTGGTGCTGCTGCTTGCGCCCCTATTGTTGCAGGTGATGAAGGCCGCTCAATTCTGA
- a CDS encoding sodium:calcium antiporter: MTVRALRPYIIAVGMTLPGLCIRFLHPDVSPLVVALLSGMAILGASFLLTWACEVAQMDIPQAVAVAVVAFIAVLPEYAVDMYFTWMAGQHPESAYSHYAIANMTGANRLLIGVGWSAIVLVFAGKFHSGVSLPDDKRTDVLFLGLATLYALFIPIKGSLTWVDGVVLLGIYIWYICIIARRPVEEEEPEGPAALLAQFAKKVRLRSVIAIFIFSALVIMCNAEPFSESLVASGKLLGINEFLLVQWLAPIASESPEFIIALMFAARGNASLALGSLLSSKLNQWTLLVGMIPGVYAASFGSLSPSINLDTHQFQEILLTAGQSLFAVALLVDLRLQVREAVWLLVLFAAQLLSPMYDVQLEALLGLAHDPLRLHFFFAQVYLVLAAVLLLRNWRGLLRLREGFKV, from the coding sequence ATGACAGTTCGCGCTTTGCGCCCCTACATTATCGCCGTTGGCATGACTCTGCCCGGCCTTTGCATCCGTTTTCTGCACCCGGATGTTTCGCCCCTGGTTGTGGCCCTGCTTTCGGGCATGGCCATTCTGGGCGCGTCATTTCTGCTTACCTGGGCCTGCGAGGTCGCCCAGATGGACATTCCCCAGGCCGTGGCCGTGGCCGTGGTGGCCTTTATCGCAGTGCTGCCAGAATACGCCGTGGACATGTACTTTACCTGGATGGCCGGGCAACACCCCGAGAGTGCGTATTCGCACTACGCCATCGCCAACATGACCGGTGCCAACCGGCTGCTCATAGGCGTGGGCTGGTCGGCCATCGTGCTGGTGTTTGCGGGCAAGTTTCACTCTGGTGTCTCCCTGCCCGACGACAAGCGTACAGACGTGCTCTTTCTCGGCCTGGCTACCCTTTACGCCCTGTTCATTCCCATCAAGGGTTCGCTCACCTGGGTTGACGGCGTGGTTCTGCTGGGCATCTATATCTGGTACATCTGCATTATCGCCCGCAGACCTGTGGAAGAAGAAGAACCCGAAGGCCCCGCCGCCCTGCTGGCGCAATTTGCCAAAAAAGTACGCCTGCGCAGCGTTATTGCGATTTTTATTTTCTCGGCGCTGGTTATCATGTGCAATGCCGAGCCCTTCAGCGAAAGCCTGGTAGCCAGCGGCAAGCTGCTTGGTATCAACGAATTTCTTCTGGTGCAGTGGCTTGCGCCTATCGCCTCTGAATCGCCGGAATTCATCATTGCCCTCATGTTTGCCGCCCGGGGCAACGCCTCGCTGGCACTGGGCAGCCTGCTTTCGTCCAAGCTCAACCAGTGGACCCTGCTCGTCGGCATGATTCCCGGTGTCTACGCCGCGTCATTTGGTTCGCTTTCACCCTCTATTAATCTTGACACCCACCAGTTTCAGGAAATACTACTGACGGCCGGACAATCACTGTTTGCGGTAGCCCTGCTGGTAGATCTGCGCCTGCAGGTGCGAGAAGCCGTGTGGTTGCTCGTCCTTTTCGCGGCCCAGCTGCTTTCGCCCATGTATGATGTTCAGCTCGAAGCCCTGCTGGGGCTTGCGCACGACCCGCTGCGCCTGCACTTTTTCTTTGCGCAGGTGTATCTGGTTCTGGCTGCGGTGCTGCTGCTGCGCAACTGGCGCGGTTTGCTGCGTCTGCGTGAAGGTTTTAAGGTTTAA
- a CDS encoding DUF3298 domain-containing protein has protein sequence MPRLVALLLFTLLLSAQVVSAARLPEMQPAGSSKAGTAVLSNKDNSPRPEAAAAHEETLVADAVQAGMQGDPPQTETQLGTPAATAQVDADTAEKAEGTPAHELAASPALNNSGSSNPSPTPAGDSANPTKTDKDAAAAIISGSRRPGVIEHQIVRTNRGDKPDINLSYPSLGVRAIDANIRNWATGIADAFEETFNSPGLYPDNNRPVPELWCSYAVSHPSDKALSITFEVWTYTGGSQGNLDVMTLNYSLLSGQRLGLVDIFEDPDAALAIMSAWSHKELTQRLGGMRQEQMLRTGLSPVPENFASLTLTPSGIRINFQPYQVAPGMAGAQKVDIPLEELLPAHPLLLLWGK, from the coding sequence ATGCCTCGCCTAGTCGCTTTATTGCTCTTTACGCTGCTGCTTTCTGCGCAAGTGGTCTCTGCCGCCCGCCTGCCAGAGATGCAGCCTGCTGGCTCATCAAAAGCCGGAACGGCTGTTCTGAGCAACAAAGATAATTCGCCCCGGCCAGAGGCCGCTGCTGCCCACGAAGAGACCCTTGTGGCCGACGCCGTTCAGGCAGGCATGCAGGGCGACCCGCCCCAGACTGAAACGCAGCTGGGCACCCCCGCCGCAACTGCTCAGGTAGATGCTGACACCGCGGAAAAGGCAGAAGGAACTCCGGCACACGAACTGGCGGCCAGCCCTGCCCTTAACAATTCTGGCTCCAGCAATCCGAGCCCGACCCCGGCAGGCGACAGCGCCAACCCGACAAAAACCGACAAGGACGCGGCAGCCGCCATCATCTCCGGTTCCCGCCGCCCCGGTGTCATTGAACACCAGATAGTACGCACCAATCGTGGTGACAAACCGGACATCAACCTCAGCTACCCCTCGCTGGGCGTTCGCGCCATTGATGCCAATATCCGCAATTGGGCCACCGGCATCGCCGACGCTTTTGAAGAAACCTTCAATTCGCCTGGCCTGTACCCGGACAACAACCGCCCGGTTCCCGAGCTGTGGTGTTCGTATGCCGTCAGTCACCCCTCGGACAAGGCGCTGAGCATCACCTTTGAGGTGTGGACCTACACAGGCGGCTCGCAGGGCAATCTGGACGTGATGACTCTCAACTACAGCCTGCTCAGCGGGCAGCGGCTTGGACTGGTGGATATTTTTGAAGATCCCGATGCCGCTCTGGCCATCATGTCCGCATGGTCGCACAAGGAGCTGACCCAGCGACTGGGCGGCATGCGGCAGGAGCAGATGCTGCGCACGGGCCTGAGCCCGGTGCCTGAAAATTTCGCCAGCCTGACGCTGACTCCTTCGGGCATACGCATCAACTTTCAGCCCTACCAGGTGGCTCCCGGCATGGCTGGCGCACAAAAGGTGGATATCCCCCTTGAGGAACTGCTGCCCGCCCACCCCCTTCTGTTGCTCTGGGGAAAATAG
- the uvrC gene encoding excinuclease ABC subunit UvrC — protein sequence MQKPEPSSIPLTPGVYLYKDAKGRIIYVGKARVLRRRVLSYFRPEGLPAKTRAMLSHAVSIEYLTTTTEKEALLLEASCIKKHRPHYNIVLRDDKQYVLFRINPKHPFPRLEIVRQARRDGARYFGPFTSALAARETWKLIHRAFALRRCTDKAMKNRVRPCLYHFMGQCPAPCMGLVTSQEYNENVRKVTDLLQGRSAELLGSLRAAMEQASEDLEFERAASLRDQIRAVESTVERQAAVLPGGGDMDAVGLFAADRGLALGLLFVRNGAVTDGRAFYWPGLTFEDAPELLWSFMGQYYSQATPPPRVLLPWIPADQEEAEDAESNEGAEAVPQTGGLSTRETLEQTLADRRGGAVRIVPPQNAGDNQLIDLAQSNAREEARRQEQKSELNILERLARALHLPELPMRIECVDVSHTGGQQTRVGMVVFEDGKPERSQYRAYAMPDSGDDYATLYAWVARRLESGPPWPDLLLIDGGRGQLGAVQRALREAGKEDLFALAAIAKARDEEGHADRRAGNVADRIFVPNRSNPLPLREGGPELLFLQNVRDNTHRFAIGRHRRARQGAALSGELMRLPGIGPATARLLWDNFGSVEAMRAASVDDLCRIPGIGPAKAALLREKLRGLD from the coding sequence ATGCAAAAGCCCGAACCTTCCAGTATACCCCTTACGCCCGGTGTCTATCTTTATAAGGACGCCAAGGGCCGTATCATCTATGTGGGTAAGGCACGTGTGCTGCGCCGCAGGGTGCTCTCGTATTTTCGGCCTGAGGGATTGCCCGCCAAGACCCGGGCCATGCTTTCGCATGCCGTGAGCATTGAGTATCTGACTACCACCACGGAAAAAGAAGCCCTGCTGCTGGAAGCCAGCTGCATCAAAAAGCACCGGCCCCACTACAATATCGTGCTGCGCGACGACAAGCAGTACGTGCTTTTTCGTATCAATCCCAAGCATCCCTTTCCCCGGCTTGAAATTGTGCGGCAGGCGCGGCGTGACGGCGCGCGCTATTTTGGCCCCTTTACCTCGGCACTGGCCGCACGCGAAACGTGGAAGCTCATTCATCGGGCCTTTGCCCTGCGGCGCTGCACGGACAAGGCCATGAAAAACCGTGTGCGTCCCTGCCTGTACCATTTTATGGGGCAGTGCCCCGCCCCCTGCATGGGCCTTGTTACCTCGCAGGAATACAACGAAAACGTGCGCAAGGTTACCGACCTGCTTCAGGGGCGGTCGGCAGAGCTGCTGGGCAGCCTGCGCGCGGCCATGGAACAGGCCTCCGAAGATCTGGAATTTGAACGGGCCGCCAGCCTGCGTGACCAGATACGCGCGGTTGAAAGCACCGTGGAGCGGCAGGCGGCTGTGCTGCCCGGCGGCGGAGATATGGACGCCGTGGGCCTGTTTGCGGCAGACCGGGGGCTGGCCCTTGGGCTGCTCTTTGTGCGCAATGGGGCTGTAACCGATGGCCGGGCTTTTTACTGGCCGGGCCTGACCTTTGAGGATGCGCCAGAGCTTTTGTGGTCGTTTATGGGGCAGTATTACAGTCAGGCCACGCCGCCCCCGCGCGTGCTGCTGCCGTGGATTCCCGCCGACCAGGAAGAGGCCGAAGACGCCGAAAGCAACGAAGGGGCCGAGGCCGTGCCGCAGACCGGCGGGCTTTCAACCCGTGAAACACTGGAGCAGACTCTTGCGGATCGCCGGGGTGGGGCCGTGCGCATTGTGCCGCCGCAAAACGCGGGTGACAACCAGCTTATTGATCTTGCGCAGTCCAACGCCAGGGAAGAAGCCCGACGGCAGGAGCAGAAGTCGGAGTTGAATATTCTTGAGCGGCTGGCCAGGGCACTGCACCTGCCAGAGCTGCCAATGCGCATCGAATGCGTGGACGTTTCGCACACTGGCGGCCAGCAAACCCGCGTGGGCATGGTTGTGTTTGAAGACGGCAAGCCGGAACGCTCGCAGTACCGGGCCTATGCCATGCCCGACAGCGGCGACGATTACGCAACCCTGTACGCCTGGGTTGCGCGCAGGCTTGAGAGCGGGCCGCCGTGGCCCGACCTGCTGCTTATAGACGGCGGGCGCGGTCAGCTGGGTGCTGTACAGCGGGCCTTGCGCGAGGCAGGCAAGGAAGACCTGTTTGCCCTGGCCGCCATTGCCAAGGCCAGGGACGAGGAGGGGCATGCTGACCGCCGTGCGGGCAACGTGGCCGACAGGATATTTGTGCCCAACCGTTCCAATCCGCTGCCACTGCGCGAGGGCGGGCCAGAGCTGCTCTTTTTGCAGAATGTGCGCGATAATACCCACCGTTTTGCCATTGGCCGCCACCGTAGGGCGCGACAGGGCGCGGCCCTTTCGGGCGAGCTCATGCGGCTGCCCGGTATTGGCCCTGCGACTGCCCGTCTGCTGTGGGACAACTTTGGCAGCGTGGAGGCCATGCGGGCCGCCAGCGTGGACGACTTGTGCAGGATTCCCGGTATCGGTCCTGCCAAGGCGGCCTTGCTGCGCGAAAAGCTGCGCGGCCTGGACTGA
- the trpB gene encoding tryptophan synthase subunit beta, which yields MSQHSAPYGKPDSNGFFGAYGGQFVPEPLKARLDEVAEAMKAAEADPSFQKELDYLCSHYTGRPNPVFHCANLSRSLGGAQIWLKREDLNHLGAHKINNTLGQCLLAKRMGKKRVIAETGAGQHGVATAATAALMGLECTICMGEVDMERQHLNVIRMEMLGSRVVAAKTGQRTLKEAVDEALGMWIEDPEMFYVLGSAVGPHPYPYMVRVFQSVVGREARAQMLAETGRLPSACLGCVGGGSNAIGLFAGFLDDTDVRLLGVEPGGRGNSYGEHAASLCLGEPGVMHGFNSYMIKDPAGEAGEVYSISAGLDYPSVGPEHALLKDMGRAEYVSVTDREALDAFFSLSRHEGIIPALESSHALAHAIKMAPGMSTDDILLVNLSGRGDKDVAQVAEMMQKGLI from the coding sequence ATGAGCCAGCATTCCGCCCCTTACGGCAAACCCGACAGCAACGGCTTTTTTGGGGCCTACGGCGGGCAGTTTGTACCCGAGCCCCTCAAGGCACGCCTGGACGAAGTGGCGGAAGCCATGAAGGCCGCCGAGGCGGATCCCTCCTTTCAGAAAGAGCTGGATTATCTGTGCTCGCACTACACCGGGCGTCCCAACCCCGTGTTCCACTGCGCCAATCTGAGCCGTAGCCTCGGCGGGGCGCAGATATGGCTCAAGCGTGAAGACCTCAATCACCTTGGCGCGCACAAGATCAACAACACCCTCGGGCAGTGCCTGCTGGCAAAGCGCATGGGCAAAAAGCGCGTTATCGCCGAAACCGGCGCAGGTCAGCACGGAGTTGCCACCGCCGCCACCGCCGCCCTCATGGGACTTGAATGCACCATCTGCATGGGTGAAGTGGACATGGAGCGCCAGCACCTCAACGTGATCCGCATGGAAATGCTGGGATCGCGCGTGGTTGCCGCCAAAACCGGCCAGCGTACCCTCAAGGAAGCGGTGGACGAAGCCTTGGGCATGTGGATTGAAGACCCGGAAATGTTTTACGTGCTTGGCTCTGCCGTGGGGCCGCACCCCTATCCTTACATGGTGCGTGTTTTCCAGTCTGTTGTGGGCCGCGAGGCCCGCGCCCAGATGCTGGCCGAAACCGGGCGTCTGCCCAGTGCCTGCCTTGGCTGCGTGGGCGGTGGCTCCAACGCCATCGGCCTGTTCGCTGGTTTTCTGGATGACACCGACGTGCGCCTGCTGGGTGTGGAGCCGGGTGGCCGTGGCAACAGCTACGGCGAGCACGCGGCCTCGTTGTGCCTGGGCGAACCCGGCGTCATGCACGGTTTCAATTCCTACATGATCAAGGATCCGGCTGGCGAAGCGGGCGAGGTGTACTCCATCTCTGCCGGGCTGGACTATCCCTCCGTTGGGCCGGAACACGCCCTGCTGAAGGATATGGGCCGCGCCGAATACGTCAGCGTGACCGACAGGGAAGCCCTGGATGCGTTTTTCTCCCTCTCGCGTCACGAGGGCATCATCCCGGCTCTGGAATCTTCGCACGCACTGGCCCACGCCATAAAGATGGCTCCCGGCATGTCCACGGACGACATCCTTCTGGTGAACCTCTCTGGCCGTGGCGACAAGGATGTGGCCCAGGTGGCCGAAATGATGCAGAAAGGGCTGATTTAG
- the thyX gene encoding FAD-dependent thymidylate synthase, with protein MLEEKFTGNGKVVLLAGGGKIYTDIAARFVRSERDLEEIVASPYSRQIVQNILDSGHRAALEFDFFLFGVEGYSRVTETQLVRKRLASYLIKSGRAELNGKRSYSVVYPRSVAEFTAQVTLPDGHTASLSGHDLAEISRQWYDAGLNAGLPEEDLRYLKPQATEFKAIIGMNAHALLDWFAIRCCRNAQHEIRHLAWQMLRLSRKAAPDLFAGAGPSCVQMGYCPENKRQHSRCVGHVLTKEQAMEVLRAHGSQQTSAEDFTDQ; from the coding sequence ATGCTTGAAGAAAAATTCACCGGCAACGGCAAAGTAGTGCTGCTGGCAGGTGGCGGAAAAATCTATACGGATATCGCCGCCCGCTTTGTGCGCAGTGAACGCGATCTGGAAGAAATTGTGGCCTCGCCCTATTCGCGCCAGATTGTGCAGAACATTCTCGATTCCGGCCACAGGGCCGCGCTTGAGTTCGACTTTTTTCTGTTCGGCGTCGAGGGCTATTCGCGCGTTACCGAAACGCAGCTGGTGCGCAAGCGACTTGCTTCGTACCTCATCAAGTCTGGCCGAGCCGAGCTGAACGGCAAGCGCAGCTATTCTGTAGTGTATCCGCGCAGCGTGGCGGAATTTACCGCACAGGTTACCCTGCCCGACGGCCACACAGCCAGCCTGAGCGGCCATGATCTGGCCGAAATTTCGCGACAGTGGTACGACGCCGGACTCAACGCGGGCCTGCCGGAAGAAGACCTGCGCTACCTCAAGCCACAGGCCACGGAATTCAAGGCCATTATTGGCATGAACGCCCACGCCCTGCTCGACTGGTTTGCCATCCGCTGCTGCCGCAACGCCCAGCACGAAATACGCCATCTGGCCTGGCAGATGCTGCGCCTCAGCCGCAAGGCCGCGCCCGATCTGTTTGCTGGTGCGGGCCCCAGCTGTGTACAGATGGGCTATTGCCCGGAAAACAAGCGTCAGCATTCGCGCTGCGTGGGCCATGTGCTCACCAAGGAACAGGCCATGGAAGTGCTGCGCGCCCACGGCAGCCAGCAGACCAGTGCAGAAGACTTTACCGACCAGTAA
- a CDS encoding O-antigen ligase family protein, producing the protein MREPATAPWSNWLFWSFWISLASFPIGYGAREVLPVVCFIFLLFYYRYNWQQSVLRRLDAKPLFYCLWGMIAIGVFFSEHIWVSVLHAGTGINKGFILPFIAMECVRSEKDLRRLVWACVLACFWEGLDGLHQALTGVDFIMGYACNSGRLTGSLGDYTVGNYIALALIPAFAMWFIIRRALSPLATALLCFATLWPAFFLLIGAASRSGALAVAASFGLWILLRGGRARWKLAGISLAILLGVLVLQGRAGIGAVESDGRWSLWHLAWDVFTEHPWLGAGAGRYNEAFRSLGLAPEKDAITISHPHNLYLDMLYAHGIIGFALGMIFLLGFIWWGYRRIRPRLLAELESRSPSIYWRMTAWFWIGFGGWLVNGIFGHDFYRIWWLALAMSHLGIMIGAVVNGLDTSPEEFAEQTRHDDASTVGASAP; encoded by the coding sequence GTGCGCGAACCCGCAACAGCGCCGTGGAGCAACTGGCTTTTCTGGTCGTTCTGGATTTCGCTGGCAAGCTTTCCCATTGGCTATGGTGCACGCGAGGTTCTGCCTGTTGTATGTTTCATATTCCTTTTATTTTACTACCGCTACAACTGGCAGCAAAGCGTGCTGCGCAGGCTTGATGCAAAGCCGCTTTTTTACTGCCTGTGGGGTATGATTGCCATAGGCGTGTTTTTTTCAGAGCACATCTGGGTATCTGTGCTGCATGCGGGCACGGGCATCAACAAGGGTTTTATTCTGCCCTTTATTGCCATGGAATGCGTGCGTAGCGAGAAAGACCTGCGCCGTCTTGTGTGGGCCTGCGTGCTGGCCTGCTTCTGGGAAGGGCTGGATGGCCTGCATCAGGCGCTGACCGGCGTGGATTTCATTATGGGGTATGCCTGCAATTCTGGCAGGCTTACCGGCAGTCTGGGTGACTATACGGTGGGCAACTACATAGCGCTGGCGCTTATTCCTGCCTTTGCCATGTGGTTTATCATAAGGCGCGCCCTGTCGCCCCTGGCGACCGCTCTGCTGTGCTTTGCAACCCTGTGGCCCGCTTTCTTTCTGCTCATTGGTGCTGCCAGCCGTAGTGGCGCGCTGGCGGTTGCCGCTTCGTTCGGCTTGTGGATTCTGCTGCGCGGCGGGCGCGCCCGCTGGAAGCTTGCCGGTATCTCACTGGCCATTTTGCTGGGCGTACTGGTGTTGCAAGGCCGGGCCGGTATTGGCGCGGTAGAGAGCGATGGTCGCTGGAGCCTGTGGCATCTGGCATGGGATGTCTTTACCGAGCACCCCTGGCTGGGAGCCGGGGCTGGGCGGTATAACGAGGCTTTCCGCTCTCTGGGCCTTGCACCGGAAAAAGACGCGATTACCATCAGCCATCCGCACAATCTGTATCTCGATATGCTCTATGCTCATGGTATTATTGGCTTTGCACTGGGCATGATTTTTTTGCTCGGTTTTATCTGGTGGGGATACAGGCGTATTCGCCCGCGCTTGCTGGCAGAGCTTGAAAGCAGAAGTCCAAGCATTTACTGGCGCATGACGGCCTGGTTCTGGATAGGTTTTGGCGGCTGGCTGGTCAACGGCATATTCGGCCACGATTTTTACCGCATATGGTGGCTGGCCCTTGCCATGAGCCATCTTGGCATCATGATTGGCGCTGTGGTCAACGGGCTGGATACCAGCCCCGAAGAATTTGCTGAGCAGACCCGGCACGACGATGCCTCTACCGTGGGGGCATCTGCCCCCTAA
- a CDS encoding NYN domain-containing protein gives MARFTGFDEVFSALYVDFDNIYTRFLEIDPEAARAFGSVPYRWVRWIENHALRILYGEGVRRRILKRMCYLNPQRYQEYRNPFIRSAFQVVDCPPLTTRGKTSTDIHLVMDCMDDLSHSTHFDEFIILSGDADFTPLLIRLQEHARRTLVLSVGYSSPAYTAAASWRIREDWFLQQALRDERADDVDDQPVPVVHTAPVASVAPVSAITPAPSAARTPQPAPQAGGMDDEDEGPSPGNAW, from the coding sequence ATGGCCAGATTTACCGGTTTTGACGAAGTATTCAGTGCTCTATACGTTGATTTCGACAATATTTACACCCGCTTTCTTGAAATTGACCCCGAGGCTGCGCGCGCGTTTGGCTCTGTACCCTACCGCTGGGTACGCTGGATAGAAAATCATGCGCTGCGCATTCTTTATGGTGAAGGTGTGCGCCGCCGCATTTTAAAACGCATGTGCTACCTGAACCCGCAGAGATACCAAGAATACCGCAACCCCTTTATCCGCAGCGCCTTTCAGGTGGTTGACTGCCCGCCGCTGACCACGCGCGGCAAAACCAGCACCGACATCCATCTGGTCATGGACTGCATGGACGACCTCTCGCACTCCACCCATTTTGACGAATTCATCATCCTTTCTGGCGACGCCGATTTCACGCCCCTGCTCATACGCCTGCAGGAACACGCCCGCCGTACCCTGGTGCTTTCTGTGGGCTATTCATCGCCCGCGTACACGGCGGCCGCCTCGTGGCGCATTCGCGAAGACTGGTTTTTGCAACAGGCCCTGCGCGACGAACGCGCCGACGATGTGGACGACCAGCCCGTGCCGGTGGTGCATACCGCCCCGGTTGCTTCGGTTGCGCCAGTGTCGGCCATCACACCCGCGCCCTCTGCCGCCCGCACGCCGCAACCGGCCCCGCAAGCTGGCGGCATGGATGACGAGGACGAGGGCCCCTCGCCCGGCAATGCGTGGTAA
- a CDS encoding basic amino acid ABC transporter substrate-binding protein, with product MFRRVILALVSLALLCGPAAAAEKFIVASDCTWPPMEMLDANKQPEGFSTDYLRAMGKAAGFEVEVRNIAWDGIFGGVATGQYDIVASSVTITPEREQQFDFSAPYYEVVQAVVLPAGKSIKSLADLKGKKVGGQIGTTGIFVMRKANAGADIKEYDDVGLAIQDLVGGRLDAVICDDPVAMYYVNKKPDTAGKLNISFKADEKEYYGFTVRKGRKDLVEKLNKGIAAVKASGEDRKIAEKWLGKSN from the coding sequence ATGTTTCGCCGTGTAATTCTTGCCCTGGTTTCCCTCGCCCTGCTTTGCGGGCCGGCGGCTGCCGCCGAAAAGTTCATTGTGGCCAGCGACTGCACCTGGCCCCCCATGGAAATGCTTGACGCCAACAAGCAGCCCGAAGGTTTCTCCACCGACTACCTCCGCGCCATGGGCAAAGCCGCTGGCTTTGAGGTAGAAGTGCGCAACATCGCGTGGGACGGCATTTTTGGCGGCGTGGCCACCGGCCAGTACGACATCGTGGCCTCCTCGGTGACCATCACCCCCGAACGCGAACAGCAGTTCGACTTCTCTGCTCCCTATTATGAAGTGGTGCAGGCCGTGGTTCTGCCCGCTGGCAAGAGCATCAAGTCTCTGGCTGACCTCAAGGGCAAAAAGGTCGGCGGCCAGATCGGCACCACCGGCATTTTCGTTATGCGCAAGGCCAATGCCGGCGCTGACATCAAGGAATACGACGACGTGGGCCTGGCCATTCAGGACCTCGTGGGCGGCCGTCTTGACGCCGTTATCTGCGACGATCCGGTTGCCATGTACTATGTGAACAAAAAGCCTGACACCGCTGGCAAGCTGAACATCTCGTTCAAGGCCGACGAAAAGGAATACTATGGCTTCACCGTCCGCAAGGGCCGCAAGGACCTGGTGGAGAAGCTGAACAAGGGCATCGCCGCTGTTAAGGCCTCTGGCGAAGATCGCAAGATTGCCGAAAAGTGGCTTGGTAAATCTAACTAA